A part of Methanohalobium evestigatum Z-7303 genomic DNA contains:
- a CDS encoding geranylgeranylglycerol-phosphate geranylgeranyltransferase, giving the protein MRAYIQLIRYGNCVMAAVAAVIGVFIAFNILNPALLGYSFVYRTLSVFFVVFFVTGAGNAINDYFDYEIDAVNKPSRPIPSGKIGLSKAFYFSITLFIIGVVIAFTLNWITGIIALFNSLVLIYYAKTLKRKAFSGNLSIGYLTGSTFLFGGAVYGISGLYALMILFILATLATTSREIVKDIEDIKGDEKEKANTLPIHIGVKKSAYIASFIGFIAIVSSPLPYILSLLGINYLYIVALADIFFIVAITEIVFYKNASMSSKLFKIAMMFALISFIAGSL; this is encoded by the coding sequence ATGCGTGCCTATATCCAGTTAATTCGGTATGGTAATTGTGTAATGGCAGCGGTTGCTGCTGTCATCGGGGTGTTTATAGCTTTCAACATACTTAACCCCGCATTATTGGGTTATTCTTTTGTTTACAGAACTCTGAGTGTATTTTTTGTAGTGTTTTTTGTGACTGGTGCGGGTAACGCCATTAATGATTATTTTGATTACGAAATTGATGCGGTGAATAAACCATCAAGACCCATTCCCTCTGGAAAAATCGGTTTGTCTAAGGCTTTTTATTTTTCAATAACACTTTTTATAATCGGTGTGGTAATTGCTTTTACCCTAAACTGGATAACAGGAATTATAGCTCTATTTAACTCACTGGTGCTTATTTACTACGCAAAAACCTTAAAACGAAAAGCATTTTCCGGAAACTTAAGCATAGGATATCTGACAGGTTCTACTTTTCTTTTTGGTGGAGCTGTATATGGAATATCTGGTCTTTATGCATTGATGATTCTATTTATTCTTGCCACACTTGCAACTACATCCAGAGAGATTGTAAAAGACATTGAAGATATAAAGGGAGATGAAAAAGAAAAAGCAAACACACTCCCGATTCATATAGGTGTAAAAAAATCTGCCTACATTGCTTCGTTTATTGGCTTTATAGCAATAGTCTCCAGCCCACTTCCTTATATCCTGTCTTTGTTGGGTATTAATTATCTATATATAGTAGCACTGGCGGATATATTCTTTATAGTAGCTATTACTGAGATTGTTTTCTATAAAAACGCCTCAATGTCTTCCAAACTTTTTAAAATAGCAATGATGTTTGCTCTTATTTCGTTTATTGCAGGTTCACTATAA